The DNA region CGGGGGTGGCAAATATGTCGCCCTTAAAGGAATTGACCTCCAGATTAAAAAAGGAGAATTTATCTCCTTAATTGGTCACTCCGGTTGCGGTAAATCCACCTTATTAAATATGATTGCTGGTTTGGATTTGCCTAGCGATGGTTTGGTTAGCCTAGAAGGGGAAGAAGTGTTGGGGCCGGGGCCGGAAAGAATGGTAGTATTTCAAAACTATTCTCTGTTGCCTTGGTTAAATGTAAGGGAAAATATTGCTTTGGCGGTGGATGAAGTGCTGGCAAATCTGCCAAAAGGGGAACGCCGCAGTATTATCGAAGAACATATTGATATGGTGGGGTTACGTCCTCACGCAGAAAAACCACCTGGTCGGTTGTCTGGGGGTCAAAAACAGCGGGTAGCGATCGCACGCGCCTTGGCAATTCGTCCCAAATTGCTGCTATTAGATGAACCGTTCGGTGCGTTAGATGCGCTAACGCGGGGCAATTTGCAAGAAAAATTAATGGAAATTTGCCAAGAACACGAAGTTACGGGAGTGATGGTGACGCACGATGTCGATGAAGCGGTGTTATTATCCGATCGCATCGTGATGCTCACCAATGGCCCCGAATCCAAAATCGGTCAAATTCTGGAAGTAGATATACCCCGTCCTCGCAAGCGGATGGAAGTAGTCAGCCATCCGAGTTACTATAGTTTGCGATCGGAAATGATTTATTTCCTCAACCAGCAGAAGCGGATCAAGAAAATTCGGGCCAGAAAAACCGATGCGATCGCACGTCACGGCCTGGAAAAAGTTAACCTAGAAATAGGTTTCGTTCCCCTCACCGCTTGCGCCCCAGTTGCAGTTGCCAAAGAAAAAGGTTTCTTCAAAAAACACGGTTTAGATGAAGTCAGCCTCGTCCGCGAAACCAGTTGGCGCGGTATCGTAGACGGGATGGTAGGCAGTTACTTAGATGCAGCCCAAATGCCCTCCGGGATGCCATTGTGGATGACTTTGGGCGGACACGACAAGGATAACCGACCGCTGTCGA from Argonema galeatum A003/A1 includes:
- a CDS encoding nitrate ABC transporter ATP-binding protein (This model describes the ATP binding subunits of ATP-binding cassette (ABC) transporters for nitrate transport, or for bicarbonate transport, in bacteria and archaea.), with protein sequence MSVFVAVDQIEKVFPLTGGGKYVALKGIDLQIKKGEFISLIGHSGCGKSTLLNMIAGLDLPSDGLVSLEGEEVLGPGPERMVVFQNYSLLPWLNVRENIALAVDEVLANLPKGERRSIIEEHIDMVGLRPHAEKPPGRLSGGQKQRVAIARALAIRPKLLLLDEPFGALDALTRGNLQEKLMEICQEHEVTGVMVTHDVDEAVLLSDRIVMLTNGPESKIGQILEVDIPRPRKRMEVVSHPSYYSLRSEMIYFLNQQKRIKKIRARKTDAIARHGLEKVNLEIGFVPLTACAPVAVAKEKGFFKKHGLDEVSLVRETSWRGIVDGMVGSYLDAAQMPSGMPLWMTLGGHDKDNRPLSMVSALTMTRNGNAISLCKRFYDQGIYSLADFKKMLLKSPNVQHRMGIVHPSSMHNLLLRYWLAAGGIDPDRDVSLQNLPPAQMIVDLQAGSIDGFCVGEPWNYRAAMEGVGFTVATDLEIWPGHPGKVLGVREDWANAYPNTHIALVKALLEAGQYCADPKNALEIRQILESREYLSTDISYIQLGDPASASCNLDRPMREYAHHIFFGDGANRPSRTEHLWHIVQMARWGDVPFPRNWLEILERGCRVSVFSTAARELGVLDVKYNRGNIQLFDGSTFDAEDPISYLNNLKIKRDFTMAEIILDSRTIKAA